In Sphingobium sp. Z007, one DNA window encodes the following:
- a CDS encoding SMP-30/gluconolactonase/LRE family protein, producing MQEWRLIDRGVADTLGEGTLWSARDNAVYWVDILAPALNRLSLASGAVDRFAMPEPLGWVAERQAGGFIGGLQSGFAEISLDPLVITAFADPEPHFPGNRMNDGKADAQGHIWCGTMDMAEEHDRGVLYRLAPDRSWRVIDSDYRVPNGPTFSPCGTWLYHSDTAKQQMYRFRRTEEGATDREPFIRFSEEDGYPDGMTVDAEGHIWVAHWGGSRISRFTPDGRLDRAIALPARQVTNITFAGGNLDRMFVSSASVGMDDPTEYDGGFFEVESGVRGLPTHLYAG from the coding sequence ATGCAGGAATGGCGGCTGATCGACCGCGGTGTTGCGGACACGCTGGGGGAGGGGACTCTCTGGTCGGCGCGTGATAATGCCGTCTATTGGGTCGATATCCTCGCCCCGGCGCTCAATCGCTTGTCTTTGGCAAGCGGCGCGGTCGATCGGTTCGCCATGCCGGAGCCATTGGGCTGGGTGGCGGAGCGTCAGGCGGGCGGCTTTATCGGCGGCTTGCAGAGCGGCTTTGCCGAGATCAGCCTCGACCCGCTAGTCATCACTGCGTTCGCCGACCCGGAGCCGCATTTTCCGGGCAACCGGATGAACGATGGCAAGGCGGACGCGCAGGGCCATATCTGGTGCGGCACGATGGACATGGCCGAAGAGCATGATCGCGGCGTGCTCTACCGCCTGGCGCCCGATCGCAGTTGGCGCGTCATCGATAGCGACTATCGCGTGCCCAACGGCCCCACCTTTTCGCCCTGCGGGACGTGGCTCTATCATAGCGACACGGCCAAACAGCAGATGTACCGCTTCCGTCGCACCGAAGAGGGCGCGACCGATCGCGAGCCGTTCATCCGCTTTAGCGAAGAGGATGGCTATCCCGACGGCATGACCGTGGACGCGGAGGGGCATATCTGGGTGGCCCATTGGGGCGGCAGCCGGATCAGCCGCTTTACGCCGGACGGCAGGCTGGACCGCGCCATCGCCCTGCCGGCGCGGCAGGTGACCAACATCACATTCGCCGGGGGGAATCTCGACCGCATGTTCGTCAGTTCGGCGAGCGTGGGGATGGACGATCCGACAGAATATGACGGCGGCTTTTTCGAAGTGGAGAGCGGCGTGCGCGGTTTGCCGACCCATCTTTACGCGGGCTGA
- a CDS encoding aldose epimerase family protein, with amino-acid sequence MRKVVDLKTALSPAVGLYALAVTLASGTAMAADASRAPAGTANGAAVETITLKNGAGVSAKILTYGATLQSLSGPGKDGQIADVLLGYDDLKSYVDFPNYFGVTVGRYANRIAGGKFSLDGKAYQLPLNDKVNSLHGGGKGFDKQVWKVVSLKSGPKASLVLGLASRDGDAGYPGKLDVTVTYTLDESGNLGIAFDAKTDKPTIVNMTNHAIFNLAGEGSPDGAMGHMLTIPAKAYTPVDANLIPTGALKPVEGGVFDFRAPRRVADGLRDGRDAQIIAGRGYDHNFALDKGATKTPELAARLEDPVSGRVLEVLTTEPGVQFYTGNFLDGTFIGKNQHVYRMGDGIALEPQKFPDAPNQPGFVSARVDPGKPYHHEMVYRLSVAR; translated from the coding sequence ATGCGAAAGGTCGTCGATTTGAAAACAGCGTTGTCACCTGCTGTCGGTCTGTATGCGCTTGCTGTCACGCTCGCAAGCGGTACGGCGATGGCTGCGGACGCCAGCCGCGCGCCCGCCGGCACCGCTAATGGTGCGGCGGTGGAAACGATCACGTTGAAGAATGGCGCGGGCGTCTCTGCGAAAATCCTGACCTATGGCGCGACGCTCCAGTCGCTGTCCGGCCCCGGCAAAGATGGTCAGATTGCCGACGTGCTGCTGGGCTATGATGACCTCAAATCCTATGTCGATTTCCCCAATTATTTCGGCGTTACCGTGGGCCGCTATGCCAATCGCATCGCCGGCGGCAAATTCAGCCTCGACGGCAAGGCCTATCAATTGCCGCTGAACGACAAGGTCAATTCGCTGCATGGCGGCGGCAAAGGCTTTGACAAGCAGGTGTGGAAGGTCGTTTCGCTCAAGAGCGGCCCGAAGGCGTCGCTGGTGCTGGGCCTGGCCAGCCGGGACGGCGATGCGGGCTATCCCGGCAAGTTGGACGTGACCGTCACCTATACGCTGGACGAGAGCGGCAACCTCGGCATCGCCTTCGATGCGAAGACCGACAAGCCGACCATCGTCAACATGACTAATCACGCCATCTTCAACCTGGCGGGCGAAGGCTCGCCTGATGGCGCGATGGGCCATATGCTGACGATCCCGGCCAAGGCCTATACGCCGGTCGACGCCAATCTGATCCCGACCGGCGCATTGAAGCCGGTCGAAGGCGGGGTGTTCGATTTCCGTGCGCCGCGCCGTGTGGCCGATGGCCTGCGTGACGGCCGCGATGCGCAGATCATCGCCGGGCGCGGCTACGACCATAATTTCGCGCTGGACAAGGGCGCGACCAAGACGCCGGAACTGGCCGCGCGGCTGGAAGATCCGGTGTCGGGCCGCGTGCTCGAAGTGCTGACGACCGAACCGGGCGTGCAATTCTATACCGGCAATTTCCTGGACGGCACCTTCATCGGCAAGAACCAACATGTCTATCGCATGGGCGACGGCATCGCGCTGGAGCCGCAGAAATTCCCCGATGCGCCCAACCAGCCCGGCTTCGTGTCGGCGCGCGTCGATCCCGGCAAGCCCTATCATCATGAAATGGTCTATCGCCTGTCGGTGGCGCGCTGA
- a CDS encoding sugar MFS transporter — MAGPISSGAGVTATHNPGTRYGPALALLASLFFMWGFITVINNTLLPHLRSVFELSYTQTTLIESVWFIAYFVASIPSAKLIERVGYQKSLVIGLLVMAAGALGMTVAASIPSYGVTLVMLFVIASGITLLQVAANPYVAIVGKPETASSRLNLVQAMNSAGTMLAPLFGAYLILGRSKGGTAQGDVVLTQAERLADAQSVILPYVIVAAVLAVLAIVIARFPLPAMGNATQRHSKEERKKYSLWNHRNLVFGIPAIFIYLIAEIGVANLFVNFVSQPDIANLTHEQAGRYLTFLWGGMMIGRFAGSAIMQKFDAGHVLAAFSIGAFVVMLVTVFTTGPVAMWSLILVGLFHSIMFPTIFTLGIKGLGPLTEEGSGLLIMAIAGGALVVVQGWLADHYGLQTSFLLTAICELYILFYALWGSKTTHALPDQQVAAE; from the coding sequence ATGGCAGGACCGATCTCATCAGGCGCGGGCGTGACCGCGACGCACAATCCCGGCACGCGCTACGGCCCTGCCCTGGCTTTGCTCGCCAGCCTCTTCTTCATGTGGGGCTTCATCACGGTCATCAACAACACGCTGCTGCCGCATCTGCGCAGCGTGTTCGAACTGAGCTACACCCAGACGACGCTGATCGAATCGGTCTGGTTCATCGCCTATTTCGTCGCTTCCATACCGTCGGCCAAGCTGATCGAGCGGGTCGGCTATCAGAAATCGCTGGTGATCGGCCTGCTCGTCATGGCGGCCGGTGCGCTGGGCATGACCGTGGCGGCGTCGATCCCCTCCTATGGCGTGACCCTGGTCATGCTGTTCGTGATCGCCAGTGGCATCACATTGCTACAGGTCGCGGCCAATCCCTATGTCGCGATCGTCGGCAAGCCGGAAACCGCCTCCTCGCGTCTCAATCTGGTGCAGGCGATGAACTCGGCCGGGACGATGCTCGCCCCATTGTTCGGCGCCTATCTGATTCTGGGCCGGTCGAAGGGCGGCACGGCGCAGGGCGACGTCGTCCTGACGCAGGCCGAACGGCTGGCCGATGCCCAATCCGTCATCCTGCCCTACGTGATCGTGGCGGCCGTGCTGGCGGTGCTGGCCATCGTTATCGCCCGCTTCCCGCTGCCCGCCATGGGCAATGCGACCCAGCGCCACAGCAAGGAAGAGCGGAAGAAATACTCGCTCTGGAACCATCGCAATCTGGTGTTCGGCATCCCGGCGATCTTCATCTACCTGATCGCGGAAATCGGCGTCGCCAATCTGTTCGTCAATTTCGTCAGCCAGCCTGACATCGCCAACCTGACCCATGAGCAGGCGGGCCGCTACCTGACCTTCCTGTGGGGCGGGATGATGATCGGCCGATTCGCAGGGTCTGCGATCATGCAGAAGTTCGACGCGGGCCATGTCCTCGCCGCCTTCTCGATCGGCGCGTTCGTCGTCATGCTGGTCACGGTGTTCACCACCGGGCCGGTCGCCATGTGGTCGCTGATCCTGGTCGGCCTGTTCCATTCGATCATGTTCCCGACCATCTTCACGCTCGGCATCAAGGGGCTTGGCCCGTTGACCGAGGAAGGGTCGGGCCTGCTCATCATGGCGATCGCTGGAGGCGCGCTGGTGGTGGTGCAGGGTTGGCTGGCGGATCATTATGGGTTGCAGACCAGCTTCCTGCTGACCGCGATCTGCGAACTCTACATCCTCTTCTATGCGCTGTGGGGATCGAAGACGACCCATGCGCTGCCCGACCAACAGGTCGCGGCCGAATAA
- a CDS encoding FadR/GntR family transcriptional regulator has protein sequence MAKEDPSLQNIEAENGGAAKAVRGPGRRLHGAIAHKLGMAILSGHYAPGDVLSGEVAFAEELEVSRSAYREAIQVLTAKGLVESRPKAGTRVLPRNRWNLLDPEVLAWAFAGEPDIQFIRDLFELRAIVEPAAARLAAQRRDKEDLRIMKDALAAMRRHTLATEAGRAADRDFHNAILHATRNDALLVLTASIGAAVNWTTQYKQRARALPRNPIPDHVRVYDAIAAGDPAAAAEAMGLLVDLALEDTASAMAG, from the coding sequence ATGGCGAAGGAAGATCCGTCTTTGCAGAATATTGAGGCGGAAAATGGCGGCGCGGCTAAGGCGGTTCGCGGCCCTGGACGGCGGCTGCATGGCGCCATCGCGCACAAGCTGGGCATGGCGATCTTGTCCGGCCATTATGCGCCCGGCGACGTGCTGTCGGGCGAAGTCGCCTTCGCCGAGGAACTGGAAGTCTCCCGCAGCGCCTATCGCGAGGCGATCCAGGTGCTGACCGCCAAGGGGCTGGTCGAAAGTCGGCCCAAGGCGGGCACCCGCGTCCTGCCGCGCAACCGCTGGAACCTGCTCGACCCCGAAGTGCTCGCCTGGGCCTTTGCCGGGGAGCCGGACATTCAGTTCATCCGCGACCTGTTCGAACTGCGCGCCATCGTGGAACCGGCCGCCGCGCGGCTGGCGGCGCAGCGCCGCGACAAAGAAGATTTGCGGATCATGAAGGACGCGTTGGCCGCGATGCGCCGCCATACGCTGGCGACGGAAGCGGGGCGGGCGGCGGACCGCGATTTTCACAATGCGATATTGCACGCGACCCGCAACGACGCGCTGCTGGTGCTGACCGCCAGCATCGGCGCGGCGGTCAACTGGACGACGCAATATAAGCAGCGCGCGCGCGCCCTGCCGCGCAACCCGATTCCCGACCATGTCCGCGTCTATGATGCGATCGCCGCGGGTGACCCTGCGGCGGCGGCGGAGGCGATGGGGTTGCTGGTCGATCTGGCGCTGGAGGATACGGCGAGCGCAATGGCAGGATAG
- the araD1 gene encoding AraD1 family protein: MTLRLLQHRSDSGERTVIAAQGDAAYVVPGFATIRALALHAIARKISLAAAVEAAGQGPAVDIAAAFEAGRLLAPIDHDDDAHVQLTGTGLTHLGSAEGRDKMHREAAAAEKQTDSMRMFLEGLEGGKPAAGAVGQQPEWFYKGDGSQLVGPTDPLTMPAFAQDGGEEPELAGIYIIGEDGTPYRIGLALANEFSDHVTERHNYLWLAHSKLRQAALGPELLVGTPPEHIEGSSRILRDGKVIWEKPFLSGEGNMSHSFANLEHHHFKYDLFRRAGDVHVHFFGTATLSFSDGIVPEEGDVFEIIAAPFTLPVRNPLQRAPAVQVAVQAL, encoded by the coding sequence ATGACATTGCGCCTGTTGCAGCACCGTTCGGACAGTGGCGAGCGGACGGTCATCGCCGCGCAGGGCGACGCGGCCTATGTCGTGCCCGGCTTCGCCACCATCCGCGCGCTGGCGCTCCATGCGATCGCGCGGAAGATCAGCCTCGCCGCCGCAGTCGAGGCCGCCGGCCAAGGTCCCGCCGTCGATATCGCCGCCGCGTTCGAGGCGGGTCGCCTGCTCGCCCCGATCGATCATGACGATGATGCGCATGTCCAACTGACTGGCACCGGCCTCACCCACCTTGGTTCTGCCGAAGGTCGCGACAAGATGCACCGCGAAGCCGCCGCCGCCGAAAAGCAGACCGATTCGATGCGCATGTTCCTGGAAGGGCTGGAGGGCGGCAAGCCCGCCGCCGGCGCAGTCGGCCAGCAGCCCGAATGGTTCTACAAGGGCGACGGGTCGCAGCTGGTTGGCCCTACCGATCCGCTGACCATGCCCGCCTTCGCCCAGGATGGCGGCGAAGAGCCGGAACTGGCCGGCATCTACATCATCGGCGAGGACGGCACGCCCTATCGCATCGGCCTCGCGCTCGCCAACGAGTTCAGCGACCATGTGACTGAGCGGCACAATTATCTGTGGCTCGCCCACTCCAAGTTGCGCCAGGCCGCGCTTGGCCCGGAACTGCTGGTCGGCACGCCGCCGGAGCATATCGAAGGGTCCAGCCGCATCCTGCGCGATGGCAAGGTCATCTGGGAAAAGCCGTTCCTGTCGGGCGAAGGCAATATGTCGCACAGCTTCGCGAACCTGGAACATCATCATTTCAAATATGATCTGTTCCGCCGCGCGGGCGACGTGCATGTCCACTTCTTCGGCACCGCGACCCTGTCGTTCAGCGACGGCATCGTGCCGGAAGAAGGCGATGTGTTCGAAATCATCGCCGCGCCCTTCACCCTGCCGGTGCGCAATCCGCTGCAACGCGCGCCAGCTGTCCAGGTCGCTGTCCAGGCGCTCTGA
- a CDS encoding Gfo/Idh/MocA family protein, which yields MDPIRIAIVGIGKIARDQHVPAIRGNSAFSLAATVSPHDAGLDGVPHHASLDDLLAQGPAVDAIALCTPPQVRYDLATQALGKGIHLFLEKPPGATLAEVDALQAQADKVGVSLFAAWHSRFAAGVAPARAWLAERRIDKVSIVWREDVRVWHPGQAWIWQPGGLGVFDPGINALSIVTHILPRPFFLKDATLVLPENRAAPIAADLAFRDTAGAPIHMDLDWRQTGPQSWDVIVETDAGTLKLAQGGAVLTLPSGTDHGEDVEYAGLYARFATLIRGGRSDVDTSPLRLVADAFLRGKRETTQAFHD from the coding sequence ATGGATCCGATCCGTATCGCGATCGTGGGCATAGGCAAGATCGCGCGCGATCAGCATGTGCCGGCGATCCGGGGCAACAGCGCCTTCAGCCTGGCGGCCACCGTCAGCCCGCATGATGCGGGCCTTGACGGCGTGCCGCATCATGCCAGCCTGGACGACCTGCTGGCGCAAGGCCCGGCGGTGGACGCGATCGCGCTCTGCACGCCGCCGCAGGTGCGTTACGACCTGGCGACGCAGGCGCTGGGCAAGGGCATCCACCTGTTCCTGGAAAAGCCGCCCGGCGCGACGCTGGCGGAGGTCGACGCCTTGCAGGCGCAGGCCGACAAGGTCGGCGTCAGCCTGTTCGCCGCCTGGCACAGCCGCTTCGCGGCAGGCGTCGCCCCGGCGCGCGCTTGGCTGGCCGAACGGCGCATCGATAAGGTGTCGATCGTCTGGCGGGAGGATGTGCGCGTCTGGCATCCAGGCCAGGCCTGGATCTGGCAGCCCGGCGGGCTTGGCGTGTTCGATCCCGGCATCAATGCGCTGTCGATCGTCACCCACATCCTGCCGCGCCCCTTCTTCCTGAAGGACGCGACCTTGGTGCTGCCCGAAAACCGCGCTGCGCCGATCGCCGCCGACCTGGCCTTCCGCGACACGGCCGGTGCGCCGATCCACATGGATCTCGATTGGCGCCAGACCGGCCCGCAAAGCTGGGACGTCATCGTCGAAACCGACGCCGGCACGCTGAAACTGGCACAGGGCGGCGCGGTGCTGACCCTGCCCAGCGGCACAGACCATGGCGAAGATGTCGAATATGCCGGCCTCTACGCCCGTTTCGCCACGCTGATCCGGGGCGGCCGATCGGATGTCGACACCAGCCCGCTGCGGCTGGTCGCCGACGCCTTTCTGCGCGGCAAGCGCGAAACGACCCAAGCATTTCACGACTGA
- a CDS encoding alpha-N-arabinofuranosidase gives MTKTLRRTASALMLCASALIWQPAAADTGGKPTTATIDAAKPGPVYDKRIFTQFAEHLGNGIYGGLWVGNDKSIPNTNGFRNDVISALKNLAVPVVRWPGGCFADEYHWREGIGGKAKRPVKINTHWGGVTEPNTVGTHEFFELIRQIGAEAYVAGNVGNGTPQEMAEWVEYMTSPAGTLADERARNGHKEPWAVPYFGVGNELWGCGGNMRAEYAADVTRRYATFIKAPRGTKILKIAAGANVDDYNWTEVMMRDAGAQLDAVSLHYYTLPQGGWPPKADPVNFDETLWADTLAKAVHMDELITKHVAIMDKYDPAKRVFLAVDEWGTWYAQDPGTHPGFLRQQNTMRDALVASIHLDIFAKHADRVKMSAIAQMVNVLQAMILTDGKKMVLTPTYHVFEMYKPWQDATVLPISIDTPWYNKDQFVMPAVSGSAVRSKDGKVHVGLSNLDPNQANTVTVKLGGLNAASVTGRILTAGAMNAHNTFDAPETVKPAAFTGAQVSNGTLTVTLPAKSVVVLELQ, from the coding sequence ATGACAAAAACCCTGCGCCGCACCGCCAGCGCGCTGATGCTGTGCGCCAGCGCACTGATCTGGCAGCCGGCCGCCGCCGACACCGGCGGCAAGCCTACCACCGCCACGATCGACGCCGCCAAGCCCGGCCCGGTCTATGACAAGCGCATCTTCACCCAGTTTGCCGAACATCTGGGCAATGGCATCTATGGTGGCCTTTGGGTCGGCAACGACAAGTCGATCCCCAACACCAACGGCTTTCGCAACGATGTGATTTCGGCGCTCAAAAACCTGGCCGTTCCCGTCGTGCGCTGGCCGGGCGGCTGCTTCGCCGACGAATATCATTGGCGTGAGGGCATTGGCGGCAAGGCCAAGCGCCCGGTCAAGATCAACACCCATTGGGGCGGCGTGACCGAACCCAATACGGTCGGCACCCATGAATTTTTCGAACTGATCCGCCAGATCGGCGCGGAAGCCTATGTCGCGGGCAATGTCGGCAACGGCACGCCGCAGGAAATGGCGGAATGGGTCGAATATATGACTTCACCCGCTGGCACGCTGGCCGACGAACGCGCCAGGAACGGCCATAAGGAGCCCTGGGCCGTGCCGTATTTCGGCGTGGGTAACGAACTATGGGGCTGCGGCGGCAATATGCGCGCCGAATATGCCGCCGACGTCACCCGCCGCTACGCCACCTTCATCAAGGCGCCGCGCGGCACCAAGATCCTGAAGATCGCAGCGGGTGCCAATGTCGACGACTATAACTGGACCGAAGTGATGATGCGGGACGCCGGCGCGCAGCTCGACGCCGTGTCGCTCCATTATTACACCCTGCCCCAGGGCGGCTGGCCGCCCAAGGCGGACCCGGTCAATTTCGACGAGACGCTCTGGGCCGACACGCTGGCCAAGGCGGTCCATATGGACGAGCTGATCACCAAGCATGTCGCGATCATGGACAAATATGATCCGGCCAAGCGCGTCTTCCTGGCGGTGGACGAATGGGGCACCTGGTATGCCCAGGATCCCGGCACCCATCCCGGCTTCCTGCGCCAGCAGAACACGATGCGCGACGCGCTGGTCGCCTCCATCCATCTCGACATCTTCGCCAAACATGCCGACCGGGTGAAGATGAGCGCGATCGCGCAGATGGTGAACGTCCTCCAGGCGATGATCCTGACCGATGGCAAGAAGATGGTGCTGACCCCCACCTATCATGTCTTCGAAATGTACAAGCCGTGGCAGGACGCCACCGTGCTGCCGATCAGCATCGACACGCCCTGGTACAACAAGGACCAGTTCGTGATGCCGGCCGTCAGCGGCTCTGCGGTGCGGAGCAAGGATGGGAAGGTCCATGTCGGCCTGTCCAACCTCGATCCCAATCAGGCCAACACGGTCACGGTCAAGCTGGGCGGCCTCAATGCCGCCAGCGTCACTGGCCGCATCCTGACCGCTGGCGCGATGAACGCCCACAACACGTTCGACGCGCCCGAAACCGTCAAGCCCGCCGCCTTCACCGGCGCGCAGGTCAGCAACGGCACATTGACCGTGACGCTGCCGGCCAAGTCGGTGGTGGTGCTGGAACTGCAATAA
- a CDS encoding arabinan endo-1,5-alpha-L-arabinosidase, whose translation MKRHTLVTLLGLALLAGHARAQPTAQPAVPTLDSRLTGDLTPTHDPVIAREGDAYHVFSTGHGKRLIETRTSPDLVTWTAGDPIFTALPAWAKEAIPGSDGMWAPDISYVNGRYRLYYSVSTFGSNRSAIGLATSPTLDPKAKNYGWRDEGLVVMSTKDDDYNAIDPNFIIDREGRHWLSLGSFWTGIKLFELDPKSGKPKDPKAKPVSIARRPAPAGGPAPVEAPFIVDHGGYYWLMVSYDYCCKGVNSTYYTVIGRSKAITGPYLGKDGSPLMQGGGTIFLRADLQEQQRFRGPGHAGWLHDRDGKDYVVYHAYDKQANGAPTLRIAPVTWGADGWPKAQY comes from the coding sequence ATGAAGCGGCATACGCTTGTGACATTGCTGGGCCTCGCCCTCCTGGCTGGCCACGCCCGTGCGCAGCCGACGGCGCAACCCGCCGTGCCGACGCTCGACAGCCGCCTGACCGGCGATTTGACGCCCACCCACGACCCGGTGATCGCGCGTGAAGGCGACGCCTATCATGTGTTCAGCACCGGCCATGGCAAGCGGCTGATCGAAACCCGCACCTCGCCGGACCTTGTGACCTGGACCGCGGGCGACCCGATCTTCACCGCCCTGCCCGCTTGGGCGAAGGAGGCGATCCCCGGCAGCGACGGCATGTGGGCGCCCGACATCAGCTATGTGAACGGCCGCTATCGCCTTTATTATTCCGTCTCGACCTTCGGCTCCAACCGTTCCGCCATTGGCCTCGCCACCAGCCCGACGCTGGACCCCAAGGCGAAAAATTACGGCTGGCGCGACGAGGGGCTGGTGGTCATGTCCACCAAGGACGACGACTATAACGCCATCGACCCCAATTTCATCATCGATCGGGAAGGCCGCCACTGGCTGTCGCTCGGCAGTTTCTGGACCGGCATCAAGCTGTTCGAACTGGACCCGAAAAGCGGCAAGCCAAAAGATCCCAAGGCCAAGCCCGTCAGCATCGCCCGCCGCCCCGCCCCCGCCGGCGGCCCTGCCCCGGTGGAGGCCCCCTTCATCGTCGACCATGGCGGCTATTACTGGCTGATGGTCAGCTACGACTATTGCTGCAAGGGCGTGAACAGCACGTACTACACCGTCATCGGTCGATCGAAGGCCATCACCGGGCCCTATCTGGGCAAGGATGGCAGTCCTCTCATGCAAGGCGGCGGCACCATCTTCCTGCGCGCTGATCTTCAGGAACAGCAGCGCTTCCGTGGCCCAGGCCATGCCGGTTGGCTGCATGATCGCGATGGCAAAGACTATGTCGTTTATCATGCCTATGACAAGCAGGCGAACGGTGCCCCGACATTGCGCATCGCGCCGGTCACCTGGGGCGCGGACGGTTGGCCGAAAGCGCAATATTAA
- a CDS encoding glycoside hydrolase family 43 protein, which translates to MSLSLSRRGFIGSAAALSATPAIARAASGAAVAPGPVNPLVKQRADAQVFRHDDGFYYLTGSVPEYDRLVLRRSKTIAGLATATEAVLWRHEASGPRSGFLWAPELHQIDGKWIMYFAAGPSGGGDDVFRIRTYAVICDGADPMTGKWSVLGELQTPWDSFNLDSTVFTHKGVRYMVWAQREPGIETNSNLYIAKLESPLKLGSQVTRIAVPTLDWEIRGYKVAEAPAVLHRNGRLFMTYSASATDARYCLGLLSADENADLLDAKSWAKSPQPVFVTNSATSVFGPGHNSFTVDEQGRDILVYHGRDYEAIQGDPLFNPDRHTRVQRLYYTADGTPDFGVPVGNGPLPERFISSTDPKRLMAHDGKQLVAGNPSLAQTQFRQLPGRAGARSIMLSPILLPDHYLVAGQDGSLTLQPDSKSADFALRSQFVRFDEKTLHAARFVSIAVPGKAIGLSADQLTLVASRDPSAWWHID; encoded by the coding sequence ATGTCCCTATCTCTATCCCGCCGCGGCTTCATCGGCAGCGCCGCCGCTTTGTCGGCTACACCGGCCATCGCCCGCGCCGCATCCGGTGCGGCCGTCGCGCCCGGCCCGGTCAACCCGCTGGTCAAGCAACGCGCCGATGCCCAGGTCTTCCGCCATGACGACGGCTTTTACTATCTTACCGGCTCCGTCCCCGAATATGACCGGCTGGTGCTGCGCCGATCCAAGACGATCGCGGGCCTTGCCACCGCGACCGAAGCGGTGCTGTGGCGCCACGAAGCCAGCGGCCCGCGCTCGGGCTTCCTCTGGGCGCCCGAACTGCACCAGATCGACGGCAAGTGGATCATGTATTTCGCGGCCGGCCCCAGCGGCGGCGGCGATGACGTGTTCCGCATCCGCACCTATGCCGTCATCTGCGACGGCGCCGATCCCATGACAGGCAAATGGAGCGTGCTGGGCGAACTGCAGACGCCCTGGGACAGTTTCAACCTCGATTCCACCGTCTTCACGCACAAGGGCGTCCGCTACATGGTGTGGGCGCAGCGCGAGCCGGGGATCGAAACCAACAGCAATCTCTACATCGCCAAGCTGGAATCGCCATTGAAGTTGGGCAGCCAGGTCACGCGCATCGCGGTGCCGACGCTCGACTGGGAGATACGCGGCTATAAGGTGGCCGAAGCCCCCGCTGTCCTGCACCGTAACGGCCGCCTGTTCATGACCTATTCGGCCAGCGCCACCGACGCGCGCTATTGCCTGGGCCTGCTGAGCGCCGACGAAAATGCCGACCTGCTCGACGCCAAAAGCTGGGCCAAGTCGCCGCAGCCCGTCTTCGTCACCAACAGCGCCACCAGCGTCTTTGGCCCCGGCCACAACAGCTTCACCGTGGACGAACAGGGCCGCGACATCCTCGTCTATCATGGCCGCGATTATGAGGCGATCCAGGGCGATCCGCTGTTCAATCCGGACCGCCACACCCGCGTCCAGCGGCTCTATTACACCGCCGACGGCACCCCCGATTTCGGCGTGCCGGTGGGCAATGGCCCGCTGCCCGAACGCTTCATTTCGTCCACCGACCCCAAGCGGCTGATGGCGCATGACGGCAAGCAACTGGTCGCGGGCAACCCGTCACTGGCGCAGACGCAGTTCCGCCAGCTGCCCGGCCGCGCCGGCGCCCGCAGCATCATGCTGTCGCCGATATTGCTGCCGGACCATTATCTGGTCGCGGGCCAGGATGGATCGCTGACCCTGCAACCGGACAGCAAGAGCGCCGATTTCGCCCTGCGCAGCCAGTTCGTCCGCTTCGATGAAAAGACGCTGCACGCCGCGCGGTTCGTGTCCATCGCTGTGCCGGGCAAAGCCATCGGCCTGTCCGCGGACCAGTTGACGCTGGTGGCCAGCCGCGATCCCAGCGCTTGGTGGCATATCGACTGA